From a single Piliocolobus tephrosceles isolate RC106 chromosome 21, ASM277652v3, whole genome shotgun sequence genomic region:
- the GPR32 gene encoding probable G-protein coupled receptor 32 yields MARTVSTVCFFHLALVDFMLSLSLPIAMYYIASKQWPLGEWACKLYITFVFLGHFASNCLLVLIPVDRCISVLYPVWALNHRTVQQASWLAFGVWLLAAVLCSAHMKFRTTRKWNGCRHCYLEFNSENETAQIWIEGDVESHSIGSIGHLLLGFLGPLAIIGTCAHLIRTKLLRDGWVHANRPKRLLLVLVSAFFICWYPFNVVLLVHLWRRVMLKELYHPRMLLILQAGFALGCVNSSLNPFLYVFIGRDFQEKFFQSLPSALARAFGEEFLSHPVPAAKPPGNHGSLQLEAGSRLP; encoded by the coding sequence ATGGCCCGCACGGTCTCCACCGTCTGCTTCTTCCACCTGGCCCTTGTGGATTTCATGCTCTCACTGTCTCTGCCCATTGCCATGTACTATATTGCCTCCAAGCAGTGGCCCCTCGGAGAGTGGGCCTGCAAACTCTACATCACCTTTGTGTTCCTCGGCCACTTTGCCAGTAACTGCCTCCTTGTCCTCATCCCTGTGGACCGTTGCATCTCTGTCCTCTACCCTGTCTGGGCCCTGAACCACCGCACCGTGCAGCAGGCGAGCTGGCTGGCCTTTGGGGTGTGGCTCCTGGCCGCTGTCTTGTGCTCTGCACACATGAAATTCCGGACAACCAGAAAATGGAATGGCTGTAGGCACTGCTACTTGGAGTTCAACTCGGAGAATGAGACTGCCCAGATTTGGATTGAAGGGGACGTGGAGAGCCACAGTATAGGCAGCATTGGCCACCTCCTGCTGGGCTTCCTTGGGCCCTTAGCAATCATAGGCACCTGCGCCCACCTCATCCGGACCAAGCTCTTGCGGGATGGCTGGGTCCACGCCAACCGGCCCAAGAGGCTGCTGCTGGTGCTGGTGAGCGCTTTCTTTATCTGCTGGTACCCGTTTAACGTGGTGCTGTTGGTCCATCTGTGGCGACGGGTGATGCTCAAGGAACTCTACCACCCCCGGATGCTGCTCATCCTCCAGGCTGGCTTTGCCTTGGGCTGTGTCAACAGCAGCCTCAACCCCTTCCTCTACGTCTTCATTGGCAGAGATTTCCAAGAAAAGTTTTTCCAGTCTTTGCCTTCTGCCCTGGCCAGGGCGTTTGGAGAGGAGTTTCTCAGTCATCCTGTCCCCGCGGCAAAGCCCCCAGGGAACCATGGAAGCCTTCAGCTGGAAGCTGGAAGCCGTCTTCCTTAG